The DNA sequence TAGCTGTAGTATTCCTCAGGCGTACCATCGGACCAGGCGTCAGTGTACCTGGTAGGTATATAGTACTTGTCGATTGTTTTCGCCATATCCACAGCATCTTTTTCAAAACCTGCTTCCATCATTAGATGAGAAACAGAGTGACCATAAGACGATGACCCAATACCCCTCAGGTAGGCCTTAACTGCAAATTCTGATGCCTGTTGAGCCTTAAAACATGCCCAGTTATAGAATGCTGTGTTGTGATCTGATAAAGCTGACCTTAACGTCTTCTCGGCTGAGCTGTACCATCTCTCAAACTCCTGATCATCCAGAGGCAACATTGCGTTGGTAGTTATCTCAAATTTAAAAATGTTGTTATAAATGGAGTATGTAAAATCATCGTTGAAAATCCGTGATTTTTGGCTTAATGATCGCAATTATGAAATTCCATGGTCATATCGTGTTTCTATCGAGTACCTCAGATTCCTGGAATCAGGTATGTTGTTATTGTCACCAACTTTGATGATTTTTCCAACGCAAACTGATATGGGCTTCGTGGAGAGGAATACCAAGATACCTTGTAAGCTCAACGCTTCATCATTATTGATAGAAAAGGGTAATATCGATCACTGTGATAATCATAAGTTGCAAATGTCAAACGTATACATTGTCTCAGCGAAGAGGACTCCAATTGGTAAATTTGGAAAATCCACTGTGAAATTGCGTGCTCCTGAACTCGGAGCTGCGGCAATCAAAGGTATATTATCTGATTCCGGGGTTTCCCCGGAAAGGATTGAAGAAGTTATAATGGGGAACGTCATCCAGGCCGGTGTTGGCCAGAACCCTGC is a window from the Thermoplasmatales archaeon genome containing:
- a CDS encoding HEPN domain protein; this encodes MLPLDDQEFERWYSSAEKTLRSALSDHNTAFYNWACFKAQQASEFAVKAYLRGIGSSSYGHSVSHLMMEAGFEKDAVDMAKTIDKYYIPTRYTDAWSDGTPEEYYSYNDSSDSIDIAKKILEAVRKKWMSLRKE